From Candidatus Angelobacter sp.:
CTTGAAAGCTGGATTCCTCAAATAGCACCAGAGCACGGTCGCCATCCCCAGTTCGTGCGCCCGTTGGAACGCCTTGCTTGTCTCGATGATTTGATGGTGTGACTCGGGTGACCCGTAGTAAATCGTTGCGCCGACGGCCGCTGCTCCCATCCGCCATGCCTGCTCGACCCGCGCGAAATAGATCTGGTCGAAGGAATTCGGATAGGTCAGCAATTCATTGTGATTCAACTTTACCAAAAACGGAATTCGATGGGCGTACTTGCGCGAGACCGCGCCCAGCACGCCCAGCGTCGAGGCTACCGCGTTACAGCCGCCCTCAATGGCGAGCTTCACAATGTTCCCGGGGTCGAAATAGTCGGGGTTCGGAGCAAAGCTTGCCCCGGCGGAATGCTCGATGCCCTGATCCACCGGCAGGATGGACAAATAACCGGTCCCAGCAAGACGGCCGTGGTTGAAAATCTGCCCCAGGTTCCGCAGCACTGTGGCCGGACGGTCCGTCTGCGCGTATACCCGGTCAACGAAATC
This genomic window contains:
- a CDS encoding class I fructose-bisphosphate aldolase; the encoded protein is MHAELEQLLGDSAKSLLEHDCRTIPREKLHLPGPDFVDRVYAQTDRPATVLRNLGQIFNHGRLAGTGYLSILPVDQGIEHSAGASFAPNPDYFDPGNIVKLAIEGGCNAVASTLGVLGAVSRKYAHRIPFLVKLNHNELLTYPNSFDQIYFARVEQAWRMGAAAVGATIYYGSPESHHQIIETSKAFQRAHELGMATVLWCYLRNPAFKKDKDYHTSADLTGQANHLGVTIEADIIKQKQPTNNGGYRALEKFGKTHELVYTQLTTDHPIDLTRYQVANCYMGRAGLINSGGEAGKDDFADAVKIAVINKRAGGTGLISGRKAFQRPMKEGIRLLNFIQDVYLDRSITVA